A single Dermacentor albipictus isolate Rhodes 1998 colony chromosome 3, USDA_Dalb.pri_finalv2, whole genome shotgun sequence DNA region contains:
- the gkt gene encoding tyrosyl-DNA phosphodiesterase 1: MSDSDATIDSDELDSFLSTKRRQNSRETDHEVPRKQIKVSERPVKIHEISDSSSDTDCEDAPSMPTAISKAVSKKPVSVTQRKPGTSSGTEKLAADRKETAKAVRRTVGEDSKVVRETKTVEAAEAASDDRPVCKYGPGCYRKNPEHRRAYRHDVAEKQKPSCYNDALLRLYYTSVAGIPARYNTAQIARSVRDLLSPDMGRLVRSAQFNYCFDIPWLVEQYPAEFRNLPLLVVHGEQREAKRELESSAAGFQHVSFAQAKLEIVYGTHHTKMMLLLYKDGLRVIIHTANMVPSDWAQKTQAVWVGPLCPRLTPGSKDGDSETGFRADLLSYLSAYGDMHINEWCHYIRTHDFSAIKVYLVGSVPGRHTGPRKSSFGHLRLRNLLSQHGPSKDLVSNHWPLVAQFSSIGSLGASAESWLLGEFLSSLSTTKGSVVTARSVPLKLVFPSVDDVRCSLEGYPAGASIPYSIVTADKQRWLDSYFHRWKSDRLGRSAASPHIKTYTRLSPSSKQIAWLLVTSANLSKAAWGALEKNGSQLMIRSYELGVLLFPANFGQTTTFVVSDGSSGNNALFLPLPYDVPLVPYTKDDEPWTWDSQHRELPDRFGNMWCPPVNRRGR, from the exons ATGAGTGATTCCGACGCCACGATCGACTCGGATGAGTTGGATTCCTTTCTTTCTACGAAGCGCAGACAAAATAGCCGTGAGACTGACCACGAAGTTCCGCGAAAACAAATAAAGGTCAGCGAACGACCAGTCAAGATACACGAGATATCGGACTCCAGCAGCGATACCGACTGCGAAGATGCTCCAAGTATGCCCACTGCCATCTCGAAGGCAGTCTCTAAAAAGCCCGTGTCAGTTACTCAGCGCAAGCCCGGCACATCCTCCGGTACGGAAAAACTCGCAGCTGACAGGAAAGAAACAGCGAAAGCTGTTAGAAGAACAGTCGGAGAAGACAGTAAAGTTGTACGCGAGACCAAGACAGTAGAAGCGGCAGAGGCCGCTTCGGACGATCGGCCGGTGTGTAAATACGGGCCCGGCTGCTATCGCAAGAACCCGGAGCATAGACGGGCGTATCGCCACGACGTCGCTGAAAAGCAGAAGCCGTCATGCTACAACGACGCGTTGCTGAGGCTCTACTACACGAGTGTCGCGGGAATTCCAGCCCGCTACAATACGGCACAGATCGCACGGTCCGTACGGGACCTGCTGTCGCCTGACATGGGCCGCCTAGTGCGCTCTGCGCAGTTCAATTACTGTTTCGATATTCCGTGGCTCGTTGAGCAGTACCCGGCCGAGTTCCGAAACCTTCCTCTGCTCGTGGTGCACGGCGAGCAGCGAGAGGCGAAAAGGGAGCTGGAGTCGTCGGCGGCCGGCTTCCAGCACGTCTCGTTCGCGCAGGCCAAGCTGGAAATTGTATATGGCACCCACCACACCAAAATGATGCTGCTGCTTTACAAAGACGGGCTACGAGTTATTATACACACTGCCAACATGGTCCCGTCCGACTGGGCTCAGAAAACGCAGGCTGTCTGGGTTGGACCCCTTTGTCCTCGCCTTACGCCGGGCTCCAAGGACGGCGACTCTGAAACTGGGTTTAGAGCCGACCTCCTGAGCTATCTGTCGGCCTACGGTGACATGCACATAAACGAGTGGTGTCACTATATTCGCACGCACGATTTCTCGGCAATCAAGGTTTACCTTGTCGG TTCAGTGCCGGGAAGACACACGGGGCCAAGGAAGTCGAGCTTTGGTCACCTGAGACTCCGCAACCTGCTCAGTCAACATGGACCTAGCAAGGACCTGGTGTCTAACCACTGGCCCCTCGTTGCCCAGTTCTCTAGCATTGGTTCTCTAGGTGCTAGTGCAGAGAGTTGGCTGTTAGGTGAATTCCTCTCCAGCCTCTCGACAACAAAGGGCTCTGTGGTGACTGCACGGTCAGTGCCTCTCAAGCTCGTGTTCCCATCAGTGGACGATGTTCGCTGCAGCCTTGAAGGCTACCCTGCCGGTGCCTCGATTCCGTACAGCATAGTCACGGCAGACAAGCAGCGATGGCTGGACTCTTACTTTCACCGGTGGAAGAGCGACCGGTTAGGCCGCTCTGCGGCGTCCCCCCACATCAAGACATACACCCGGCTATCACCCAGCAGCAAACAGATTGCCTGGTTGCTTGTCACAAGTGCCAATCTTTCGAAGGCTGCTTGGGGTGCCTTGGAGAAGAATGGAAGCCAGTTGATGATACGTTCTTATGAACTCGGAGTCCTACTTTTTCCAGCAAATTTCGGGCAGACGACCACCTTTGTTGTGTCGGACGGGTCAAGTGGAAACAATGCTTTGTTCTTGCCTCTTCCGTATGATGTGCCTTTGGTCCCATACACAAAGGATGATGAGCCTTGGACTTGGGACAGCCAGCATAGAGAACTGCCTGATAGGTTTGGGAACATGTGGTGTCCACCTGTAAATAGGCGGGGTCGATAG
- the LOC139057850 gene encoding zinc finger protein 862-like — protein sequence MGKDARAKRTFREEWRKDKKLSGWISSRDGGTTAHCKYCNCNIRPHYSDLLKHAETKKHRECAVIPSSQQKLPQLLASSSRTYYEKARRELRIALYTAVHTSINAVDELGEILHSEFNDFDLHRTKCTAIITSVLFPYFTENMDKQLNGSSYSLMVDESTDVSTTKQLCMVVRFPSLEENRIATTLLDLVELSDGTAETLHDTVLKTLDKHGLSIKNCLGPDCTDGANAMCGKHNSLFSRLSEDNKDLILIKCSCHSLDLVASKSMEAIPSAVEHLVRETYNYFAHSSCRQDAYKRLYASMTVEDESANPPPKILSLSQTRWLAIADSIERILAQYQSLEEFFEKAEDRSYNVRILREMYRDRKNYVYLVFLASVLRNVGE from the exons ATGGGAAAAGACGCAAGAGCAAAGCGCACGTTTCGAGAAGAATGGAGAAAGGACAAGAAACTGAGCG GATGGATTTCGTCACGTGACGGCGGAACGACTGCTCACTGCAAGTACTGCAATTGCAACATTCGACCCCACTACAGTGATCTGTTGAAGCACGCAGAAACCAAAAAGCACCGCGAGTGCGCAGTAATCCCAAGTTCGCAACAAAAACTGCCGCAGCTTCTAGCGTCTTCGAGTCGAACGTACTATGAAAAGGCTCGCCGAGAGTTAAGGATCGCCTTGTACACTGCAGTGCACACTTCCATAAATGCTGTCGACGAACTTGGTGAGATTCTGCATTCCGAATTCAATGATTTTGATCTGCACAGAACGAAGTGCACGGCTATAATTACGAGTGTTCTCTTCCCGTACTTCACGGAAAACATGGACAAACAACTGAACGGCTCCAGCTATTCTCTAATGGTGGATGAATCAACCGATGTATCCACGACAAAGCAACTTTGCATGGTTGTGCGGTTTCCGAGTTTAGAAGAAAACAGGATTGCAACCACCCTTCTTGATCTCGTAGAGCTGTCTGATGGAACGGCAGAAACGCTTCACGACACGGTATTGAAGACGTTGGACAAGCACGGCCTATCGATCAAGAACTGTCTCGGACCAGACTGCACCGATGGTGCAAATGCCATGTGCGGCAAACACAATTCTTTGTTCAGTCGTCTTAGTGAGGACAACAAAGACTTGATTCTGATCAAATGCTCTTGCCACAGCCTGGACCTTGTGGCATCCAAGTCGATGGAGGCGATTCCTTCTGCGGTTGAGCACTTAGTGCGAGAAACCTACAACTACTTTGCACACAGCAGCTGCCGGCAAGATGCTTATAAGAGACTGTATGCCAGTATGACAGTGGAAGATGAAAGTGCAAATCCACCGCCCAAGATTCTGTCGCTTTCGCAGACGAGATGGCTTGCTATTGCAGACTCTATAGAAAGAATTTTGGCGCAGTACCAGTCTCTCGAAGAGTTTTTTGAGAAAGCAGAAGATCGCAGCTACAACGTGCGCATTTTACGAGAGATGTATCGAGACAGAAAAAATTATGTTTACCTCGTGTTTCTTGCCTCAGTTCTCCGTAACGTTGGCGAGTGA